One window of the Lactococcus lactis genome contains the following:
- a CDS encoding carbohydrate ABC transporter permease, with protein sequence MENTKKSVRKKKSNFEKYNRFGYYFLIPFFVGFLLFTLYPMIYSIAISFTSMNGWQSFSDATNVGLQNFITLLTSTPLFMKALGNSVMLWIFTFIPQVLLALILAAWWTNRKLNLKGSGFFKTVFYLPNMIMAASIAALFGGIFGYPTGLANLLLQNLHLINHPFNFFQSVWGTRGIVIFIQFWIWYGQTSIVYIAGITSIDEGLFEAARIDGASDGQIFRRITLPLLRPIVLYTFVTSFIGGLQVFDIPFIMTQGGPQNGVYTLSIFIYNQAFAYRNYGLASAASVLLLIISAVVSILMFRGFRERVNIGGEE encoded by the coding sequence ATGGAAAACACTAAAAAAAGTGTTCGAAAGAAAAAATCAAATTTTGAGAAATATAATCGTTTTGGTTATTATTTCTTAATTCCATTTTTTGTGGGATTTTTACTTTTTACACTTTATCCAATGATTTATTCAATTGCGATTAGTTTTACCAGTATGAATGGTTGGCAATCTTTTTCAGATGCAACTAATGTTGGCTTACAGAACTTTATAACATTACTGACAAGCACTCCACTTTTTATGAAAGCATTGGGTAACTCAGTAATGCTTTGGATTTTTACTTTTATTCCACAAGTGCTTTTAGCTTTAATTTTAGCAGCTTGGTGGACGAATAGAAAACTAAATTTAAAAGGAAGTGGCTTTTTTAAAACAGTATTTTATTTACCAAACATGATAATGGCAGCTTCTATTGCAGCCTTATTTGGTGGGATATTTGGCTATCCAACAGGTCTTGCAAATCTACTCTTACAAAATCTGCATCTCATTAATCATCCTTTTAATTTCTTTCAATCGGTTTGGGGGACAAGAGGGATTGTAATCTTCATTCAATTTTGGATATGGTATGGTCAAACCTCGATTGTTTATATTGCAGGGATTACATCAATAGATGAGGGACTCTTTGAAGCAGCTCGAATTGATGGAGCTAGTGATGGTCAAATATTTAGACGAATTACTTTGCCTTTACTGAGACCCATTGTACTTTATACCTTTGTTACTAGCTTTATTGGTGGTTTGCAGGTCTTTGATATTCCTTTTATTATGACCCAAGGTGGCCCACAAAATGGAGTTTATACTCTGTCCATCTTTATTTATAATCAAGCCTTTGCTTATCGTAATTATGGCTTAGCTTCAGCAGCCTCTGTACTTTTATTGATTATTTCCGCTGTTGTTTCTATTCTTATGTTCCGTGGATTTAGAGAAAGAGTAAATATTGGAGGTGAAGAATAA
- a CDS encoding ABC transporter substrate-binding protein, with protein MNLAKNWKKICLGSVALLATVTLVACGSSTSSSKKSASNAGLNKKQTITLWSFTTMQPQIDELKKEKPNLTIKQVVVPYANFQTKLDSVLGTDKAPDMVALDAGFVEKYVQSGKLTNLGDYGVASAAKGNYQYTLDMGKDSKGKQVAVSYQAAPGAYYYNTNVFQKYLGIAPNDVASAQKALSSWDAIKKTGETIKEKSGGQAYLFSSLEEIYNPVIGARKDGWVIDNKLKIDSSMTDSLDLMKEAVSEGWCQNTTPQTPDWYGGISSNKIGAYAMPSWGLFYWLKNYAKDTAGAWRVTEGPVSYSWGGTWLAGVQGSKNADAASALAVYMGTNKEFQTWDVKTQNDFGSVKAINKEQGKDAKVSLIGGQNPYPVWSKVADTINGKNQTQYDQSIQSIWINDVVNPYATGKVTKSKALDTFKSDVKSAYPNIEVK; from the coding sequence ATGAATCTCGCAAAAAATTGGAAAAAGATTTGCCTTGGCTCTGTTGCTTTACTTGCAACGGTAACCTTAGTTGCTTGTGGCTCAAGTACGAGTAGTTCAAAAAAATCTGCCAGTAATGCTGGTTTGAACAAAAAACAAACTATTACATTATGGTCATTTACTACGATGCAACCACAGATTGATGAATTAAAAAAGGAAAAACCAAACCTTACCATCAAACAAGTTGTTGTTCCCTATGCTAACTTTCAAACAAAACTAGACTCTGTTTTGGGAACAGATAAAGCGCCAGATATGGTGGCGTTAGATGCAGGTTTTGTTGAAAAATATGTTCAATCAGGTAAATTAACAAATCTTGGAGATTACGGAGTTGCTTCAGCCGCCAAGGGGAATTACCAATATACGCTTGATATGGGGAAAGATAGCAAAGGAAAACAAGTAGCAGTTTCTTACCAAGCAGCTCCGGGGGCTTACTACTATAATACTAATGTTTTCCAAAAATATTTAGGTATTGCTCCAAATGACGTAGCTTCTGCTCAGAAAGCTTTGTCTAGTTGGGATGCAATTAAGAAGACTGGCGAAACAATCAAAGAAAAATCTGGTGGACAAGCTTATCTTTTTAGCTCACTTGAAGAAATTTATAATCCAGTTATTGGTGCAAGAAAAGATGGTTGGGTGATTGATAATAAACTTAAAATTGATAGTTCAATGACTGATTCATTAGATTTGATGAAAGAAGCTGTTTCAGAAGGTTGGTGTCAAAATACAACACCTCAAACTCCTGACTGGTATGGTGGAATTTCATCTAACAAGATTGGGGCTTATGCAATGCCATCTTGGGGGCTCTTTTATTGGTTGAAAAACTATGCTAAAGATACAGCTGGAGCATGGCGCGTGACAGAAGGGCCGGTGTCTTATTCATGGGGTGGAACTTGGCTTGCAGGAGTTCAAGGTTCTAAAAATGCTGATGCAGCTTCAGCACTCGCTGTTTATATGGGAACAAACAAAGAATTCCAAACATGGGATGTCAAAACACAAAATGACTTTGGCTCAGTGAAAGCAATTAATAAAGAACAAGGTAAAGATGCCAAGGTCAGTTTGATTGGTGGACAAAATCCTTATCCTGTTTGGTCAAAAGTTGCAGATACCATTAATGGTAAAAATCAAACACAATATGACCAAAGTATCCAATCAATTTGGATTAATGACGTTGTTAACCCTTATGCTACAGGAAAAGTCACTAAATCTAAAGCACTCGATACATTCAAGTCAGATGTTAAGTCTGCTTATCCTAATATTGAAGTGAAATAA
- a CDS encoding sialate O-acetylesterase, with protein sequence MKSSIFIPYLLRDGAIIQRNQKNHFWGYAISGQEVTLSYEEIILKTKSDEKGYFDIILPAHEVSESIDFKISTADAKIVLKDICFGDVFLLGGQSNMQLWMKRLKTRYPDEIEQARNPLLRYFEVPQEPSFNNIKTELTSGQWKRAIVEELKNLSGIGYFFAKEKFSEDGIPIGLITTAVGGTPLNAWLSKESLTKFNSLPPAYNALKNKEYLKEIQNLDKIYQDNYQKLCEETDEGLHKSWQVPNLVDMNWSEISLSDTWNEKYTFPGTLWLRKRLQIPDRFIGKEGELRFGTMTDADVIYVNGKKIGNTDYKYPPRNYKISKLRKSFTIAIRLKIYNAPGGITHSKPHILLVGENRLDLNHGWKIRRSSTLPERHKAYFINYEPTGLYNGMIATLQKLKFAAIIWYQGESDAGSPKNYGPRFRELIESWRKLFKQPNLPFLYVQLPNCDTEKDADWARLREEQKEGLKISRTAMVVTIGDGEDDDLHPLNKKDVAHKLLNAYHNVKLFPNGYCIGPLAKEAIQAKKNVIILSFDTFGKRFSVEKNKNFELYQGGHSYKVKTYRQVGEQIILELPADLSLQPDTKISYNWSNAPQAFIWNEEGYPASPFELNIQ encoded by the coding sequence ATGAAATCATCTATCTTTATTCCATATCTTCTAAGAGATGGTGCAATCATACAAAGAAACCAAAAGAATCATTTTTGGGGTTATGCGATTTCAGGACAAGAAGTCACTTTGTCGTATGAAGAGATAATTTTAAAAACTAAATCTGATGAAAAAGGTTATTTCGATATTATTCTTCCAGCACACGAAGTAAGTGAGAGCATTGACTTTAAAATCTCAACAGCTGATGCAAAAATTGTTCTTAAAGATATTTGTTTTGGCGATGTTTTCCTGCTTGGAGGTCAATCCAATATGCAACTTTGGATGAAACGTCTCAAAACACGCTATCCTGATGAGATAGAACAAGCCAGAAATCCTTTGCTTCGTTATTTTGAGGTGCCACAAGAGCCTTCTTTCAATAACATTAAAACAGAATTAACATCAGGACAATGGAAAAGAGCAATTGTCGAAGAATTAAAGAATTTGTCAGGGATAGGTTATTTTTTTGCTAAAGAAAAATTTTCAGAAGATGGCATACCAATAGGCTTGATTACAACAGCAGTTGGTGGGACACCGCTTAACGCTTGGTTGAGTAAAGAGTCTTTAACCAAATTTAATTCTCTTCCACCAGCCTATAATGCTTTAAAAAATAAAGAATATCTAAAAGAAATTCAAAATCTTGATAAGATCTATCAAGACAATTATCAAAAACTTTGCGAAGAAACAGATGAAGGTTTACATAAATCTTGGCAAGTCCCTAACTTAGTTGATATGAACTGGTCTGAGATTTCATTAAGTGATACTTGGAATGAAAAATATACTTTTCCAGGTACACTTTGGTTAAGAAAAAGACTTCAAATTCCAGATAGATTTATTGGAAAGGAGGGGGAGTTGCGCTTTGGAACAATGACCGATGCTGATGTTATCTATGTCAATGGAAAGAAAATAGGCAATACTGACTACAAGTATCCACCTAGAAATTACAAAATATCTAAGTTAAGAAAAAGTTTTACGATTGCAATTCGCCTTAAAATTTATAATGCTCCTGGTGGAATAACTCATAGTAAGCCTCATATTCTCTTAGTTGGAGAGAATCGTTTAGATTTAAATCATGGCTGGAAAATTAGGCGAAGCAGTACATTGCCCGAACGTCATAAAGCATACTTTATTAATTATGAACCAACTGGTTTATACAATGGTATGATAGCAACTTTGCAAAAGTTAAAGTTTGCAGCTATTATCTGGTATCAGGGTGAAAGTGATGCAGGTAGTCCGAAAAATTATGGCCCACGTTTTCGCGAATTAATCGAAAGTTGGCGAAAACTTTTTAAGCAACCAAATTTACCTTTTCTTTATGTCCAATTACCAAATTGTGATACTGAAAAAGATGCAGATTGGGCAAGACTTCGTGAAGAACAAAAAGAGGGGTTAAAAATATCACGAACAGCCATGGTCGTGACAATCGGAGATGGAGAAGATGATGACCTCCACCCTTTAAATAAAAAAGATGTCGCTCATAAACTATTAAACGCTTATCACAATGTTAAATTATTCCCAAATGGTTATTGTATAGGTCCTCTTGCTAAAGAGGCTATACAGGCCAAAAAGAATGTTATTATCCTTTCATTTGATACTTTCGGGAAAAGGTTTAGCGTTGAGAAAAATAAAAATTTTGAACTTTATCAAGGAGGACATAGTTATAAAGTAAAAACTTACCGTCAAGTTGGGGAGCAAATCATTTTGGAGCTCCCTGCTGACCTATCACTTCAACCCGATACGAAAATCAGTTACAACTGGAGCAATGCTCCGCAAGCATTTATTTGGAATGAAGAGGGATATCCAGCCTCCCCCTTTGAATTAAATATTCAATAA